In a single window of the Natronosalvus caseinilyticus genome:
- a CDS encoding HAD-IIA family hydrolase, which produces MTRYEAVILDVDGTLVRGDRLLPGAAAGIRAIDDAGCDRLLFSNNPTRGAAHYEERLSAHDLAVDPRRVLTSGTVAAEFLADAHPETSVFVVGESRLEALLEAASLAVTDDPREAAVVLGSIDRDLTYDDLGDALTALESADAFYGTDPDVTIPTDGGMVPGSGTIIAAMEAVAEREVDGILGKPSEIAADAAFERLGLEGGPERTLVVGDRLNTDIELGVRAGTDTALVTTGVASRADVAAADLEPTYVLDSLAELEDLLG; this is translated from the coding sequence ATGACGCGCTACGAGGCGGTGATCCTCGACGTCGACGGAACCCTCGTCCGCGGCGACCGACTGCTGCCGGGCGCGGCCGCGGGCATCCGGGCGATCGACGACGCCGGCTGCGACCGCCTGCTGTTCTCGAACAACCCGACCCGCGGGGCGGCCCACTACGAGGAGCGACTGTCGGCGCACGACCTCGCCGTCGATCCGCGTCGCGTGCTCACGTCCGGAACCGTCGCCGCCGAGTTCCTCGCGGACGCCCACCCGGAGACGTCCGTCTTCGTCGTCGGGGAGTCACGACTCGAGGCCCTGCTCGAGGCGGCCTCGCTCGCCGTGACCGACGACCCACGGGAGGCGGCCGTCGTCCTTGGGTCGATCGACCGCGACCTGACCTACGACGACCTCGGCGACGCGCTGACGGCGCTCGAGTCCGCCGACGCGTTCTACGGGACGGACCCGGACGTGACGATCCCGACCGACGGGGGAATGGTTCCCGGGTCGGGGACGATCATCGCTGCGATGGAGGCCGTTGCGGAGCGCGAGGTCGACGGCATCCTCGGCAAGCCCTCGGAAATCGCGGCCGACGCCGCGTTCGAGCGCCTGGGCCTCGAGGGTGGCCCGGAGCGAACCCTCGTCGTCGGCGACCGGTTGAATACGGACATCGAACTCGGCGTGCGGGCCGGGACGGATACCGCGCTGGTGACGACTGGCGTGGCGAGTCGCGCCGACGTCGCGGCCGCCGACCTGGAGCCGACGTACGTTCTCGATTCGCTGGCGGAACTCGAGGACCTGCTCGGCTGA
- a CDS encoding DUF5786 family protein — protein MGFGSYDESEQRDVDTDFDEDDAVKSDETNHQGSIEFENGASSEELLDRLKDIKDRN, from the coding sequence ATGGGGTTCGGAAGCTACGACGAGTCCGAACAACGAGACGTCGATACGGATTTTGACGAGGACGACGCGGTGAAGTCGGACGAAACCAACCACCAGGGGAGTATCGAATTCGAAAACGGCGCCTCGAGCGAGGAACTGCTCGATCGGCTCAAAGACATCAAAGATCGCAACTAG
- a CDS encoding S66 family peptidase, translating into MDDQEFVTPPPLERGSRIAVVAPASNPALEAPHVYELGLERLRTVFDLEPVEYPTTEMGREELYENPEARARDVMDAFADPDVDGVIAVIGGNDQIRMLSHLEPDVLRENPTRFYGYSDNTNLATYLWNLGIVSFYGPAVMVELAMDGELFDHTIEYAERAFFEDSIGTVEPAKRFTDQPGNWADPEALEEPRETEASDGWHWSGGTDAVAGRVWGGCLEIIDQQFLADRYLPGDAALEGTVLALETSEEVPVPEWVAGVLRALGERGLLERFAGVLVGRPASRSHQQDRPPEWRETYREQQREVVADVLAEYNPDAPVVQGLEFGHAWPTVPIPIGGRVEIDPTEATIRFP; encoded by the coding sequence ATGGACGATCAGGAGTTCGTCACGCCACCGCCACTCGAGCGCGGAAGCCGGATCGCCGTCGTCGCTCCGGCGTCGAATCCCGCGCTCGAGGCACCTCACGTCTACGAACTGGGACTCGAGCGCCTGCGAACCGTCTTCGACCTCGAGCCGGTCGAGTATCCGACCACGGAGATGGGCCGGGAGGAACTCTACGAGAACCCCGAAGCCCGGGCTCGAGACGTAATGGATGCCTTCGCGGACCCCGACGTCGACGGGGTGATCGCCGTCATCGGCGGCAACGACCAGATCCGGATGCTCTCACACCTCGAGCCGGACGTCCTCCGTGAGAACCCAACGCGATTCTACGGCTACAGCGACAACACCAATCTCGCGACGTACCTGTGGAACCTCGGAATCGTCTCGTTCTACGGTCCCGCGGTGATGGTCGAACTGGCGATGGACGGCGAGCTGTTCGATCACACCATCGAGTACGCCGAGCGGGCGTTCTTCGAGGACTCGATCGGGACGGTCGAACCGGCCAAGCGATTCACCGACCAGCCCGGAAACTGGGCCGATCCCGAGGCTCTCGAGGAGCCACGTGAGACGGAAGCGAGCGACGGCTGGCACTGGTCTGGCGGGACCGACGCCGTCGCCGGACGGGTCTGGGGCGGCTGTCTCGAGATCATCGACCAGCAGTTCCTCGCGGACCGGTACCTGCCCGGGGACGCCGCGCTCGAGGGGACGGTGCTCGCCCTCGAAACGTCCGAGGAGGTCCCCGTCCCCGAGTGGGTCGCCGGCGTGTTGCGCGCATTGGGTGAACGCGGTCTGCTCGAGCGCTTCGCGGGCGTGCTCGTCGGTCGACCGGCGTCCCGGTCACACCAGCAGGATCGGCCGCCCGAGTGGCGCGAAACCTACCGGGAGCAACAGCGCGAGGTGGTCGCGGACGTCCTCGCGGAGTACAACCCCGACGCGCCGGTGGTGCAGGGCCTCGAGTTCGGCCATGCATGGCCGACAGTGCCGATCCCGATCGGTGGACGGGTCGAGATCGATCCCACCGAAGCAACGATTCGGTTTCCGTAG
- a CDS encoding NAD-dependent epimerase/dehydratase family protein, with protein MRIAITGGTGFVGSHLARRLGDDGHDLVLIARGVDEPNVDLLERENVEFVPAAVTDERTLREAFVDCEAVVHLAGINHERRAQTYEAVHVDGTRNVVEAATDAGVSTLVLTSYLRARPDCGCAYHESKWEAERIVRRSGLEYTVVKPGVVYGPGDRMLWGIARSLATVPVFPRVGLRARRIRPVAIEDLVDVLAASILEDRLSETTVAVTGPEELTVTDLVNRVGDVIGRSPLIVPAPVHAQIALSWVQERALETPIVTTAGVRMLAEEATEPAPEGVCDPLPDALRPTRPVTPERIAAGLPRLKPFGVGDLRWP; from the coding sequence ATGAGAATCGCGATCACGGGTGGCACCGGATTCGTGGGATCGCACTTGGCTCGACGCCTCGGCGACGACGGGCACGACCTCGTGCTGATCGCTCGAGGGGTCGACGAGCCCAACGTCGACCTGCTCGAGCGTGAGAACGTCGAATTCGTCCCAGCCGCCGTGACCGACGAGCGGACGCTACGTGAGGCGTTCGTCGACTGCGAGGCCGTGGTCCACCTCGCCGGAATCAATCACGAGCGCAGGGCACAGACGTACGAGGCCGTCCACGTCGACGGGACGAGGAACGTCGTCGAGGCGGCGACCGACGCGGGCGTCTCGACGCTCGTCCTCACGAGCTACCTGCGCGCACGTCCGGACTGCGGGTGCGCGTACCACGAGTCGAAGTGGGAAGCTGAACGGATTGTCCGCCGGTCGGGACTCGAGTACACGGTCGTCAAACCCGGCGTGGTCTACGGACCGGGGGATCGGATGCTATGGGGAATCGCCCGCTCGCTCGCGACCGTTCCGGTGTTCCCGCGGGTCGGGCTCAGAGCGCGTCGGATTCGGCCGGTCGCGATCGAGGACCTCGTCGACGTACTGGCGGCGTCGATCCTCGAGGACCGGCTCTCGGAGACGACGGTCGCCGTCACGGGCCCGGAGGAGCTGACGGTAACCGACCTCGTGAACCGCGTCGGCGACGTGATCGGGCGCTCGCCCCTGATCGTTCCCGCGCCGGTTCACGCGCAGATTGCCCTGTCCTGGGTCCAGGAACGAGCGCTCGAAACGCCCATCGTGACGACCGCCGGCGTCCGAATGCTCGCCGAAGAGGCGACTGAGCCGGCGCCGGAGGGCGTGTGCGATCCCCTGCCTGACGCACTGCGGCCGACCCGGCCAGTTACGCCTGAACGAATCGCGGCAGGCCTTCCCCGTCTGAAGCCGTTCGGCGTCGGGGACCTTCGGTGGCCCTGA
- a CDS encoding DUF367 family protein codes for MECHVYYEGDDDPKKCTARRLERFDRAILHRSMRAVPYGVVLNPHAERALSPADADDALDTLVALDCSWESAEQAAFSMSGVHRALPFLVAANPVNYGRPFRLTTVEALAAALRIFGHEEAAADLLEPFRWGETFLTLNEEPLRRYAGCADSSEVVAVQADYLADEDT; via the coding sequence GTGGAGTGTCACGTCTACTACGAGGGCGACGACGACCCGAAGAAGTGCACGGCCCGGCGCCTCGAGCGCTTCGACCGGGCGATCCTCCATCGCTCGATGCGGGCCGTCCCCTACGGGGTCGTGCTCAACCCCCACGCCGAGCGGGCGCTCTCGCCGGCGGACGCCGACGACGCCCTCGACACGCTCGTGGCGCTCGACTGCTCGTGGGAGTCCGCCGAGCAGGCCGCGTTCTCGATGTCGGGCGTCCACCGGGCGCTCCCCTTCCTGGTCGCCGCTAACCCCGTCAACTACGGCCGCCCGTTCCGGCTGACGACCGTGGAGGCGCTCGCCGCGGCGCTCCGCATCTTCGGCCACGAGGAAGCCGCTGCCGACCTGCTCGAGCCGTTTCGCTGGGGTGAAACGTTCCTGACGCTCAACGAGGAACCGCTGCGGCGGTACGCCGGGTGTGCGGACTCGAGCGAAGTCGTCGCCGTGCAGGCGGACTATCTGGCAGACGAGGACACGTGA
- a CDS encoding DUF99 family protein — MKPGTRALGVAESYRPGADQSTLAGAVVRADRVLDGAIFDRCTVGGLDATEAIVSLVTSLDRPDVRVCFVGAVAPAWYNLLDLETIHDRTSVPVVAVTFEESDGLESGIREAFSGEALETRLERYRSLPPRRSVRLEGETGSDSAGSEEMSSDGAETVYVRAVGLDMDRAASFVRAFTPEGGRPEPIRVARTLARAGDAYRHERGGHE, encoded by the coding sequence CTGAAACCCGGGACGCGAGCGCTCGGTGTCGCCGAGTCGTACCGGCCCGGGGCTGACCAGAGCACGCTCGCCGGCGCCGTCGTCCGCGCCGACCGCGTGCTCGACGGCGCGATTTTCGACCGGTGTACCGTCGGCGGCCTCGATGCGACCGAGGCGATCGTCTCGCTCGTCACCAGTCTCGATCGCCCCGACGTTCGCGTCTGTTTCGTCGGCGCGGTCGCTCCCGCCTGGTACAACCTGCTCGACCTCGAGACGATCCACGATCGGACGAGCGTTCCCGTCGTCGCGGTCACCTTCGAGGAGAGCGACGGTCTCGAGTCGGGCATCCGCGAGGCGTTTTCCGGCGAGGCGCTCGAGACGCGCCTCGAGCGGTATCGGTCGCTCCCGCCGAGGCGATCGGTTCGTCTCGAGGGTGAGACGGGTTCGGACTCGGCAGGTTCAGAGGAGATGAGTTCAGACGGAGCGGAGACCGTCTACGTTCGCGCAGTCGGCCTCGACATGGACCGGGCTGCGTCGTTCGTCCGGGCGTTCACGCCAGAAGGTGGTCGCCCGGAGCCGATTCGCGTCGCGCGTACGCTGGCTCGAGCGGGCGACGCGTATCGCCACGAGCGAGGCGGTCACGAGTAG
- a CDS encoding 50S ribosomal protein L40e: MASFDAAEKRTLEKMICMRCNARNSQRATRCRKCGYKNLRPKAKEARAA; this comes from the coding sequence ATGGCCAGTTTCGACGCCGCGGAAAAACGGACGCTCGAGAAGATGATCTGCATGCGCTGTAACGCCCGCAACTCCCAGCGAGCGACGCGCTGTCGCAAGTGCGGCTACAAGAACCTCCGCCCGAAGGCGAAGGAAGCCCGCGCGGCCTGA
- a CDS encoding metalloprotease, which translates to MSYERPSPLTFSDRELFDLALAWIVLSVAFALLLAPIHLGRASPGHFATMIALSFVTVGVAFLLHELAHKVVAVRFGQVAAFRADYQMLFLAIMSALIGFLFAAPGAVYHRGQITYRENGLISVAGPVTNLILAGLFLPVLVGTRVLEGPALLQQIGHMGVVINLFLAAFNMIPFGPLDGKSVLEWSKPVFAVTFATCAGLLALFYLEFGLPF; encoded by the coding sequence GTGAGCTACGAGCGACCCTCCCCGCTCACCTTCAGTGATCGGGAACTGTTCGACCTGGCGCTCGCGTGGATCGTCCTGAGCGTCGCGTTCGCCCTCCTGCTCGCCCCCATTCACCTCGGACGGGCTTCGCCCGGCCACTTTGCGACGATGATCGCGCTGAGCTTCGTCACCGTCGGCGTCGCGTTCCTCTTGCACGAACTCGCTCACAAGGTCGTCGCGGTTCGCTTCGGCCAGGTTGCGGCGTTTCGGGCCGACTACCAGATGCTCTTTCTCGCGATCATGAGCGCGCTGATCGGCTTCCTCTTCGCCGCGCCGGGCGCCGTCTACCACCGGGGACAGATTACCTATCGCGAGAACGGGCTGATCTCCGTCGCCGGCCCGGTGACGAACCTGATTCTCGCCGGCCTCTTCTTGCCGGTGCTCGTCGGGACGCGGGTGCTCGAGGGACCGGCGCTCCTCCAGCAGATCGGACACATGGGCGTCGTGATCAACCTGTTCCTGGCCGCGTTCAACATGATCCCCTTTGGGCCGCTCGACGGCAAGTCCGTCCTCGAGTGGAGCAAGCCCGTCTTCGCGGTGACGTTCGCGACGTGTGCCGGCCTGCTCGCGCTGTTTTACCTCGAGTTCGGCCTCCCGTTCTGA
- a CDS encoding TraB/GumN family protein, producing MSDAGDATVPDPPEPPERGRGSIHVLGTAHVSQRSVDDVHETIDREDPDVVAVELDEGRYRQMQGGTPDDIEAKDLLSGNTVFQFLAYWMLSYVQSRLGEQFDVEPGADMQAAIEAAERNGHGVALVDRDIQVTIQRFWARLTATEKLKMVGGLALGVTDPRTLSVAFGGVFGLALGLLFGTLFATTAGLESALGLGITNPTMLQYVGALGIGLIGGLFVGLLFLPSLEHADEYTGRLLSGSSLRVVTGAVLGVVGMGVLVATETFVGPFDAGALEAAGDFAIRGLVSGLAGLGIGVAIGAAIGLLLEALTSDVENIEEIDIEEMTDGDVVAAMMEEFRRFSPRGANALIDERDAFIAHKLHTLRGQGYDVVAVVGAGHKAGIERYLAAPETLPAMESITGTASSRRFSIFKVIGYLVMIAFVSFFFLLLMAGVRDVFLLKVFLAWFLFNGVFAFTLARLAGARWTSAGVGGAIAWLTSINPLLAPGWFAGYVELRYRPVNVTDIRTLNTIIGDTSKPITESIEEMFDVPLFRLIMIVALTNVGSMIATFLFPLVVLPWLAGGELGGVDALMNELIRGAQNSLELIYEVLS from the coding sequence ATGAGCGATGCAGGTGATGCGACCGTTCCGGACCCACCCGAACCGCCGGAACGGGGTCGTGGCTCGATCCACGTTCTCGGGACGGCCCACGTCTCCCAGCGGAGCGTCGACGACGTCCACGAGACGATCGACCGCGAGGACCCCGACGTCGTCGCCGTCGAACTCGACGAGGGGCGGTACCGCCAGATGCAGGGCGGCACGCCCGACGACATCGAAGCGAAGGACCTCCTGAGCGGCAACACCGTCTTCCAGTTTCTGGCCTACTGGATGCTCTCGTACGTCCAGTCTCGCCTCGGCGAACAGTTCGACGTCGAACCCGGCGCCGACATGCAGGCGGCCATCGAGGCGGCCGAGCGCAACGGCCACGGCGTCGCCCTCGTCGACCGGGACATTCAGGTGACGATTCAGCGGTTCTGGGCACGGCTCACCGCCACCGAGAAGCTCAAGATGGTCGGCGGGCTCGCCCTCGGGGTCACCGATCCCCGGACGCTTTCGGTCGCCTTCGGCGGGGTGTTCGGCCTCGCCCTTGGGCTCCTCTTCGGAACCCTGTTCGCCACCACGGCCGGCCTCGAGAGCGCACTCGGCCTCGGAATTACGAATCCGACGATGCTTCAGTACGTGGGCGCGCTCGGCATCGGGCTGATCGGCGGGCTCTTCGTCGGGTTGCTCTTTCTCCCGTCGCTCGAGCACGCAGACGAGTACACCGGTCGCTTGCTCAGCGGCTCTTCGCTCCGGGTGGTTACGGGTGCCGTGCTCGGCGTCGTCGGAATGGGGGTACTGGTCGCGACCGAGACGTTCGTCGGCCCGTTCGACGCCGGTGCGCTCGAGGCGGCCGGGGACTTCGCTATCCGTGGCCTCGTCAGCGGACTCGCCGGACTCGGGATCGGCGTCGCCATCGGCGCGGCCATCGGTCTCTTGCTCGAAGCGCTCACGTCGGACGTCGAGAACATCGAGGAGATCGACATCGAGGAGATGACCGACGGGGACGTCGTCGCCGCCATGATGGAGGAGTTCCGCCGGTTCAGTCCGAGGGGGGCCAACGCGCTGATCGACGAGCGAGACGCCTTCATCGCTCACAAACTCCACACGCTCAGAGGGCAGGGTTACGACGTCGTCGCCGTCGTCGGCGCCGGCCACAAAGCCGGCATCGAACGCTACCTCGCGGCGCCCGAGACCCTGCCGGCTATGGAGTCGATCACGGGAACGGCATCCAGTCGCCGGTTCTCGATCTTCAAGGTCATCGGCTACCTCGTGATGATCGCCTTCGTCAGCTTCTTCTTCCTCCTGTTGATGGCCGGCGTCCGGGACGTCTTCTTGCTCAAGGTGTTCCTCGCGTGGTTCCTGTTCAACGGCGTCTTCGCGTTCACGCTGGCTCGCCTGGCCGGTGCGCGCTGGACCAGCGCCGGCGTCGGTGGCGCCATCGCCTGGCTCACGAGCATCAACCCGCTCCTGGCTCCCGGCTGGTTCGCCGGCTACGTCGAGCTCCGGTACCGGCCGGTGAACGTCACGGACATCAGGACGCTCAACACCATCATCGGCGACACGTCGAAACCCATCACGGAGTCCATCGAGGAGATGTTCGACGTGCCGCTGTTCCGACTCATCATGATCGTCGCACTGACGAACGTCGGGAGCATGATCGCGACGTTCCTCTTCCCCCTGGTCGTCTTACCGTGGCTGGCCGGCGGTGAACTCGGCGGGGTCGACGCGTTGATGAACGAACTCATCAGGGGCGCCCAGAACAGTCTCGAGTTGATCTACGAGGTCCTCTCGTGA
- a CDS encoding LLM class flavin-dependent oxidoreductase encodes MQLGTGLFTCQQRPDDDRSMSELYDEVLELGRAIDDVGLDSAWVSEHHFAEDGYLSATMPTLGALAAATENVEIGTCIALAPLYDGVRLAEDAATVDLLSGGRMTLGLAIGSNPREFDAFGVPREERVERLADQVDLCRAAWSEGPLEYDAQFHDVSHDVTVTPKPDGDVPIMLGGKAKPAVRRAARTADAWCAPSSLSLRGLEKRVEDIRNVREEEGLDDDFGIYVIKHGFVGDSREAAWEAMRDGYLYIQRRYAEIFSGEPVEELPAERKQELKEQAIFGTPEQVTDELETYREVLGDDIHVIFRTYHPGTDTEAMRECIYRLGEEVAPELR; translated from the coding sequence ATGCAACTCGGCACCGGGCTGTTCACGTGCCAGCAGCGGCCGGACGACGACCGCTCGATGAGCGAACTCTACGACGAGGTCCTCGAGCTTGGCCGGGCCATCGACGACGTCGGCCTCGATAGCGCGTGGGTCTCGGAACACCACTTCGCCGAGGACGGCTACCTCTCGGCGACGATGCCCACCCTGGGCGCGCTCGCCGCCGCAACCGAGAACGTCGAGATCGGGACCTGCATCGCGCTCGCGCCGCTGTACGACGGCGTGCGCCTCGCAGAGGACGCCGCGACCGTCGACCTGCTCTCGGGCGGGCGGATGACCCTCGGACTCGCCATCGGCTCCAATCCCCGGGAGTTCGACGCCTTCGGTGTTCCCCGCGAGGAACGGGTCGAGCGCCTGGCCGACCAGGTCGACCTCTGCCGGGCCGCCTGGTCCGAAGGCCCGCTCGAATACGACGCGCAGTTTCACGACGTCTCCCACGACGTGACCGTCACGCCAAAACCCGATGGTGACGTCCCGATCATGCTGGGCGGAAAGGCCAAGCCGGCCGTCAGGCGGGCCGCACGGACCGCCGACGCCTGGTGTGCGCCCTCGTCGCTCTCGCTTCGGGGCCTCGAGAAGCGCGTCGAGGACATTCGAAACGTACGCGAGGAGGAAGGACTGGACGACGACTTCGGCATCTACGTCATCAAGCACGGCTTCGTCGGCGATTCCCGCGAGGCGGCCTGGGAGGCCATGCGAGACGGCTACCTCTACATCCAGCGACGCTACGCCGAGATTTTCTCCGGCGAGCCCGTCGAGGAACTCCCCGCAGAGCGCAAGCAAGAACTGAAGGAGCAGGCGATTTTCGGCACGCCCGAACAGGTCACCGACGAGCTCGAGACCTATCGGGAAGTGCTGGGTGACGACATCCACGTCATCTTCCGAACGTACCACCCGGGCACCGACACCGAGGCCATGCGCGAGTGCATCTATCGGCTGGGCGAGGAAGTCGCGCCCGAACTCCGCTGA
- a CDS encoding acyl-CoA thioesterase produces MTALLETLIENREMVQPNHSNNLETAHGGNVMLWMDEIGAMSAMRFSGETCVTARVDRMNFERPIQVGDVAFISAYVFEAGRTSIKTRLRTYREDLRTGEREKTTESVFTFVAVDDDGKPTPVPDLTVESERGDELRREALEYDTGDR; encoded by the coding sequence ATGACCGCGCTCCTCGAGACGCTGATCGAAAACCGCGAGATGGTCCAGCCGAATCACTCGAACAACCTCGAGACGGCCCACGGGGGGAACGTCATGCTCTGGATGGACGAGATCGGCGCGATGTCGGCGATGCGGTTTTCGGGCGAGACCTGCGTCACGGCCCGGGTCGACCGAATGAACTTCGAGCGGCCGATCCAGGTCGGCGACGTGGCGTTCATCTCGGCGTACGTCTTCGAGGCCGGTCGGACGAGCATCAAGACGCGACTTCGGACCTACCGCGAGGACCTCCGAACGGGCGAGCGAGAGAAGACGACCGAGTCGGTCTTCACGTTCGTCGCCGTCGACGATGACGGCAAGCCAACGCCGGTTCCGGACCTGACGGTCGAATCCGAGCGCGGCGACGAGTTACGTCGGGAGGCGCTGGAGTACGATACCGGCGATCGCTGA
- a CDS encoding acetamidase/formamidase family protein, with amino-acid sequence MTDIDTDHTISYEDGKLYEFTPDLEPAITVESGDRLTVETADSLEGAIQDDSDVLKAVPEEVNAATGPIAVDGASPGDVLRVEIEEIRIAEDAGRVVTIDGFGLLDSHENVESPRSKMTPVDGDTLAFGNLEVPLAPVIGTIGVATAEDGYSTLVPHDHGGNLDTTDITAGNAVYFPVFQEGAMLAMGDCKAAMADGEMCGTGSEIATEIDVTLEVLSDPATSLERPLVETSDAWKPIASAETLEAACELANQDAIALLAAEHDFDDTEAYMFSSLVGGLEISQVVDPLVTVRNAIPKAYLSSPF; translated from the coding sequence ATGACCGATATCGATACCGACCACACGATCAGCTACGAGGACGGCAAACTCTACGAATTCACTCCCGACCTCGAGCCGGCGATCACCGTCGAGTCGGGCGATCGCCTGACCGTCGAGACGGCCGACAGCCTCGAGGGCGCGATCCAGGATGATTCGGACGTCCTCAAGGCGGTCCCCGAGGAGGTGAACGCGGCGACGGGTCCCATCGCGGTCGACGGAGCCTCGCCAGGGGACGTACTCCGGGTCGAGATCGAGGAAATTCGCATCGCGGAGGACGCGGGCCGGGTCGTCACCATCGACGGCTTCGGGTTGCTCGACAGTCACGAGAACGTCGAGTCGCCGCGGTCGAAGATGACGCCGGTCGACGGCGATACTCTCGCCTTTGGGAACCTCGAGGTGCCGCTCGCGCCGGTGATCGGAACCATCGGCGTCGCCACCGCCGAGGACGGCTACAGCACGCTCGTGCCCCACGACCACGGCGGCAACCTCGATACGACCGATATTACGGCCGGCAACGCGGTCTACTTCCCCGTCTTCCAGGAGGGCGCCATGCTCGCGATGGGCGACTGCAAGGCTGCGATGGCCGACGGCGAAATGTGCGGGACGGGTTCGGAGATCGCCACCGAAATCGACGTCACCCTCGAGGTGCTCTCCGACCCTGCAACGAGCCTCGAGCGCCCGCTGGTCGAGACGAGCGACGCCTGGAAGCCCATCGCGAGCGCCGAGACGCTCGAGGCGGCCTGCGAACTCGCGAACCAGGACGCCATCGCGTTGCTCGCCGCCGAGCACGACTTCGACGACACCGAGGCGTACATGTTCTCGAGCCTGGTCGGCGGCCTCGAGATCAGC